From a single Pseudomonas cremoricolorata genomic region:
- a CDS encoding ammonium transporter encodes MTLRQIAGLGALLPLVMPGLALADEAAPVLNSGDTAWMLTATALVLFMTIPGLALFYGGMVRSKNVLSVMMQCFAITGLMSILWMVYGYSLAFDTTGMEQGVTNLHSFVGGLSKAFLSGVTPASLTSATALFPEAVFITFQMTFAIITPALIVGAFAERMKFSAMLIFMAIWFTLVYAPIAHMVWSGDGALMWDWGVLDFAGGTVVHINAGIAGLVCCLVLGKRKGYPTTPMAPHNLGYTLIGAAMLWIGWFGFNAGSAAAANGTAGMAMLVTQIATAAAALGWMFAEWIGHGKPSALGIASGVVAGLVAITPAAGTVGPMGALVIGLASGVICYFCATSLKRKLGYDDSLDAFGVHGIGGIVGAMLTGVFAAPAMGGFGEVTDIGMQVWVQAKGVIFTVVYTAIVTYVILKVLDVVMGLRVNEEEEAVGLDLAQHNERGYNL; translated from the coding sequence ATGACTCTGCGTCAGATCGCAGGGCTCGGCGCCCTATTGCCCCTCGTAATGCCAGGCCTGGCCCTGGCGGACGAAGCTGCCCCCGTACTCAATTCCGGCGATACCGCCTGGATGCTGACCGCCACCGCCTTGGTGCTGTTCATGACCATCCCTGGCCTGGCCTTATTCTACGGCGGCATGGTGCGTTCCAAGAACGTGCTGTCGGTGATGATGCAGTGCTTTGCCATCACCGGTCTGATGAGCATTCTGTGGATGGTCTATGGCTACAGCCTGGCGTTCGATACCACCGGCATGGAGCAGGGGGTGACCAACCTGCATTCCTTCGTCGGCGGACTTTCCAAGGCCTTCCTCAGCGGCGTCACCCCGGCCAGTCTGACCTCTGCCACGGCGCTGTTCCCGGAGGCCGTGTTCATTACCTTCCAGATGACCTTCGCCATCATCACCCCGGCGTTGATCGTCGGCGCCTTCGCCGAGCGCATGAAGTTCTCTGCCATGCTGATCTTCATGGCGATCTGGTTCACCCTGGTCTACGCGCCGATCGCCCACATGGTGTGGAGTGGTGATGGTGCGCTGATGTGGGACTGGGGCGTGCTGGATTTCGCCGGTGGCACCGTCGTGCACATCAACGCGGGTATCGCCGGCTTGGTCTGCTGCCTGGTGCTGGGCAAGCGCAAGGGCTACCCCACCACGCCGATGGCACCGCACAACCTGGGCTACACGCTGATCGGTGCGGCGATGCTTTGGATCGGCTGGTTCGGCTTCAACGCCGGCTCCGCTGCCGCCGCCAACGGCACCGCTGGCATGGCCATGCTGGTCACGCAGATCGCTACCGCTGCTGCCGCGCTGGGCTGGATGTTCGCCGAGTGGATTGGCCACGGTAAACCGAGCGCCCTGGGTATCGCTTCCGGCGTGGTCGCAGGTCTGGTCGCGATTACTCCTGCGGCGGGCACCGTAGGCCCGATGGGCGCCTTGGTGATCGGGCTTGCCTCGGGTGTGATCTGCTACTTCTGCGCCACCAGCCTCAAGCGCAAGCTCGGTTATGACGACTCGCTGGATGCCTTCGGTGTACACGGTATCGGCGGGATCGTCGGCGCCATGCTCACGGGTGTGTTCGCCGCACCGGCGATGGGCGGCTTCGGCGAGGTCACCGATATCGGCATGCAGGTCTGGGTACAGGCCAAGGGCGTGATCTTCACCGTGGTCTATACCGCCATCGTTACGTACGTGATTCTCAAGGTGCTGGATGTGGTCATGGGCCTGCGGGTCAACGAAGAAGAAGAGGCAGTCGGTCTCGACCTGGCTCAACACAACGAGCGCGGCTACAACCTGTAA
- the sutA gene encoding transcriptional regulator SutA produces MSDDDLENDELEVGDDEEGDEALDTAAADGAEDAGEDESPAPTAKGKAKAVSVEEMPSMEAKQKERDALAKAMEEFLSRGGKVQEVEANVVADPPKKPDNKYGSRPI; encoded by the coding sequence ATGAGCGACGACGATCTGGAAAACGACGAACTCGAAGTAGGCGACGACGAAGAGGGTGATGAGGCCCTGGATACCGCCGCTGCTGACGGTGCTGAAGACGCGGGCGAAGATGAAAGCCCGGCACCTACTGCAAAAGGCAAGGCCAAGGCCGTTTCCGTAGAGGAAATGCCTAGCATGGAAGCCAAGCAGAAAGAGCGCGATGCCCTCGCCAAGGCCATGGAAGAGTTTCTCTCCCGTGGCGGCAAGGTTCAGGAAGTCGAGGCCAATGTGGTCGCTGACCCGCCCAAGAAGCCTGACAACAAGTACGGTAGCCGTCCTATCTGA
- a CDS encoding HAD family hydrolase, whose protein sequence is MSIKLITFDLDDTLWDTAPVIATAEVVLRDWLQANTPKLAELPVDHLQGMRARLVQAEPGLKHRISALRRQVLFHALEEVGYSEQAARELADEGFEVFLHARHQIDIFPEVKPMLEALRQHYTLGVVTNGNADVSRLGLADYFHFALCAEDLGIGKPDPAPFLEALRRGQVTADLAVHVGDHPGDDIAGAQRAGLKAVWFNPQEKPWTGEGSPDAQIQRLAQLPQVLARWK, encoded by the coding sequence ATGAGCATCAAGCTGATCACTTTCGACCTCGACGACACCTTGTGGGACACCGCTCCAGTAATCGCCACGGCGGAGGTTGTCCTGCGCGACTGGCTGCAGGCCAACACGCCGAAGCTCGCCGAACTGCCGGTCGATCACCTGCAAGGCATGCGCGCCCGGCTGGTGCAGGCCGAGCCCGGCCTCAAACATCGCATCAGTGCACTGCGCCGTCAGGTGCTGTTCCATGCGCTGGAAGAGGTAGGCTATAGCGAGCAGGCTGCCCGTGAACTGGCCGACGAGGGCTTCGAGGTGTTTCTGCACGCGCGGCATCAGATCGACATCTTCCCTGAAGTGAAACCGATGCTCGAAGCCCTGCGCCAGCATTACACGCTGGGCGTGGTCACCAATGGCAATGCCGATGTCAGCCGCCTTGGCCTGGCGGACTATTTCCATTTCGCGCTGTGCGCCGAAGACCTGGGGATCGGCAAGCCGGACCCGGCGCCGTTTCTCGAAGCGCTGCGCCGCGGGCAGGTCACGGCGGATCTGGCGGTGCACGTGGGCGACCACCCTGGCGACGACATTGCCGGCGCCCAGCGCGCCGGGCTCAAGGCGGTGTGGTTCAACCCGCAGGAAAAACCCTGGACTGGCGAAGGCTCGCCCGATGCGCAGATCCAGCGCCTGGCACAGCTGCCTCAGGTATTGGCGCGCTGGAAGTGA
- the xerC gene encoding tyrosine recombinase XerC gives MNLQLEAYCAHLRNERQVSVHTQQAYRRDLNKVIDFCARQNLNSWADLHIQHLRQMVARLHHDGQSSTSLARLLSAVRGLYRYLNREGLCQHDPAAGLAPPKGERRLPKTLDTDRALQLLDGGVDDTFIARRDHAILELFYSSGLRLSELVNLDRAHLDLGAGLVQVLGKGNKTRILPVGRKAREALQAWLQQRGLGTPSDDALFISRQGGRLSPRAIQQRLKLAGQRELGQHLHPHMLRHSFASHVLESSQDLRAVQEMLGHADIGTTQIYTHLDFQHLASVYDSAHPRAKRSKGTDS, from the coding sequence ATGAACCTGCAGCTGGAAGCTTACTGCGCGCACCTGCGCAATGAGCGCCAGGTGTCGGTTCATACGCAGCAGGCCTATCGCCGCGACCTGAACAAAGTCATCGACTTTTGTGCCCGGCAGAACCTGAACAGCTGGGCCGACCTGCACATCCAGCACCTGCGACAAATGGTGGCTCGCCTGCACCATGATGGGCAATCGTCCACCAGTCTGGCACGCCTGCTATCGGCGGTGCGTGGCCTGTACCGCTACCTCAATCGTGAAGGGCTGTGCCAGCACGACCCGGCCGCTGGGCTGGCGCCTCCAAAGGGTGAGCGGCGCCTGCCCAAGACCCTCGATACCGACCGCGCCCTGCAGTTGCTCGATGGCGGCGTCGATGACACCTTCATCGCCCGTCGCGATCACGCCATTCTGGAACTGTTCTATTCCTCGGGGCTGCGGCTGTCGGAGCTGGTCAACCTCGACCGCGCCCACCTCGACCTTGGCGCCGGGCTGGTGCAAGTGCTCGGTAAAGGTAATAAAACGCGCATCCTGCCGGTTGGGCGTAAAGCCCGTGAGGCGCTACAGGCCTGGCTGCAACAGCGCGGCCTGGGCACGCCCAGCGACGATGCGCTGTTCATCAGTCGCCAAGGTGGTCGTCTCAGCCCACGGGCCATCCAGCAGCGCCTGAAATTGGCCGGGCAACGTGAGTTGGGCCAGCACCTGCATCCGCACATGTTGCGCCACTCCTTCGCCAGTCATGTGCTGGAATCGTCCCAGGACCTGCGCGCCGTGCAGGAAATGCTTGGCCACGCCGACATCGGTACCACACAGATCTACACCCACCTGGACTTCCAGCACCTGGCTTCGGTGTACGACAGCGCCCATCCCCGGGCCAAACGCAGCAAAGGCACAGACTCATGA
- a CDS encoding DUF484 family protein, producing MTDHPTATKTTGLDAEAVIAYLRQHPTFFAEHDELLLEQQIPHQRGDSVSLVERQLKLLRDRNIEMRHRLSQLMDVARDNDRLFDKTRRLILDLLDANSLEEVVIAVEDSLRQDFQVPFVSLILFSDSATPVGRWVASSEAQVAIGGLMGSGKVVSGSLRDHELAFLFGEAQRKEVASCAVATLDYQGLHGVLAIGSHDPQHYKSSIGSLFLSHIAEVLARTIPRFTQTLRSVR from the coding sequence ATGACCGACCACCCAACCGCCACCAAGACCACAGGCCTGGACGCAGAAGCGGTGATCGCCTATCTGCGCCAGCACCCGACCTTCTTCGCCGAGCACGACGAACTGCTGCTGGAGCAGCAAATTCCTCACCAGCGCGGCGACAGCGTGTCGCTGGTCGAGCGCCAGCTCAAGCTGCTGCGCGACCGCAACATCGAAATGCGCCATCGCCTGTCGCAGCTGATGGACGTGGCCCGAGACAACGACCGGCTGTTCGACAAGACCCGCCGGCTGATTCTCGACCTGCTCGACGCCAACAGCCTCGAAGAAGTGGTAATCGCCGTCGAAGACAGTCTGCGCCAGGATTTCCAGGTGCCCTTCGTCAGCCTGATCCTGTTCAGCGACAGCGCCACCCCAGTTGGGCGCTGGGTCGCCAGCAGCGAAGCCCAGGTTGCCATCGGTGGACTGATGGGCAGCGGCAAGGTGGTCAGTGGCAGCCTGCGCGATCACGAACTGGCCTTCCTGTTCGGCGAGGCGCAGCGCAAGGAAGTGGCATCCTGCGCGGTCGCCACCCTCGACTACCAAGGTTTGCATGGAGTGCTGGCGATTGGCAGCCACGACCCGCAGCATTACAAGAGCAGCATCGGCTCGCTCTTTCTAAGCCACATCGCCGAGGTGCTTGCGCGGACGATCCCGCGCTTTACCCAGACCCTGCGTTCGGTGCGCTGA
- the dapF gene encoding diaminopimelate epimerase — MLLRFTKMHGLGNDFMVLDLVSQHAHIQPKHARQWGDRHTGVGFDQLLIVEAPSNPDVDFRYRIFNADGSEVEQCGNGARCFARFVLDKRLTAKKLIRVETKGGIIELDVQNDGQVCVDMGPPRFVPADIPFIADAQALSYPLDVAGQAYPIAAVSMGNPHAVLRVEDVISAPVHDLGPKIEHHPRFPQRVNAGFIQVLDRHHARLRVWERGAGETQACGTGACAAAVAAISQGWMDSPVHLDLPGGRLHIEWSGPGMPVRMTGPAVRVYEGQVRL; from the coding sequence ATGCTGCTGCGCTTCACCAAAATGCATGGCCTGGGCAACGACTTCATGGTTCTCGACCTGGTCAGCCAGCACGCCCATATCCAGCCCAAGCATGCTCGGCAGTGGGGTGACCGCCACACCGGCGTAGGCTTTGACCAACTGCTGATCGTCGAGGCGCCGAGCAATCCGGATGTGGATTTTCGCTATCGGATCTTCAATGCCGACGGCTCCGAGGTCGAGCAGTGCGGCAACGGCGCGCGCTGTTTCGCCCGTTTCGTGCTAGACAAACGCCTGACCGCGAAGAAGCTGATTCGTGTGGAAACCAAGGGCGGCATCATCGAGCTGGACGTGCAAAACGATGGCCAGGTGTGCGTCGACATGGGTCCGCCGCGCTTCGTTCCGGCCGATATCCCCTTCATCGCCGACGCCCAGGCATTGAGCTATCCGCTGGACGTCGCTGGCCAGGCGTATCCGATTGCCGCGGTATCGATGGGTAACCCCCACGCCGTATTGCGCGTCGAAGACGTCATCAGCGCCCCCGTGCATGACCTCGGTCCGAAGATCGAACACCACCCGCGCTTCCCGCAGCGGGTCAACGCCGGCTTCATTCAGGTGCTCGACCGTCACCATGCCCGCCTGCGGGTGTGGGAGCGCGGCGCCGGCGAAACCCAGGCCTGCGGCACCGGCGCCTGCGCGGCGGCGGTCGCGGCCATCAGTCAGGGCTGGATGGACTCCCCCGTGCACCTCGACCTGCCCGGTGGACGCCTGCACATCGAGTGGTCTGGCCCGGGCATGCCCGTGCGCATGACCGGCCCTGCCGTCCGTGTCTACGAAGGCCAAGTTCGCCTCTAA
- the lysA gene encoding diaminopimelate decarboxylase, with the protein MDAFNDRDGQLFAEGVALSAIAERFGTPTYVYSRAHIEAQYRSYTDALQGASHLVCFAVKANSNLGVLNVLARLGAGFDIVSGGELERVLAAGGRADRVVFSGVGKTREDMRRALEVGVHCFNVESADELERLQDVAAELGKQAPVSLRVNPDVDAGTHPYISTGLKENKFGIAIADAEALYVRAAQLPNLDVVGVDCHIGSQLTTLEPFLDALDRLLMLIDRLAECGIHLRYIDLGGGVGVRYRDEQPPQVADYIRAVRERIGQRDLTLVFEPGRYIVANAGVLLTRVEYLKHTEHKDFAIIDAAMNDLIRPALYQAWMGVRAVTPRGGEGLAYDLVGPICETGDFLAKDRVLDLHEGDLLAVESAGAYGFVMSSNYNTRGRCAEVLVDGDQAFEVRRRETIPELFAGESLLPE; encoded by the coding sequence ATGGACGCTTTCAACGACCGCGACGGCCAGCTGTTCGCGGAGGGTGTGGCCCTTTCGGCGATCGCCGAACGCTTCGGTACGCCCACCTACGTGTATTCCCGTGCCCACATCGAGGCGCAGTACCGCAGCTACACCGATGCCCTGCAAGGCGCTTCGCATCTGGTGTGCTTCGCCGTCAAAGCCAACTCCAACCTGGGCGTGCTCAACGTACTGGCGCGGCTGGGTGCAGGCTTCGACATCGTTTCCGGTGGTGAGCTGGAACGTGTTCTGGCAGCCGGCGGGCGGGCTGATCGCGTGGTGTTCTCCGGCGTCGGCAAGACCCGCGAAGACATGCGTCGCGCGCTCGAGGTCGGTGTGCACTGCTTCAACGTCGAGTCCGCCGACGAACTGGAGCGTTTGCAGGACGTCGCCGCCGAGCTGGGCAAACAGGCCCCGGTGTCGCTGCGGGTCAACCCGGATGTCGACGCCGGCACCCACCCGTACATTTCCACGGGCCTGAAAGAGAACAAGTTCGGCATCGCCATCGCCGATGCCGAAGCACTGTACGTGCGCGCAGCACAACTGCCGAACCTGGACGTGGTCGGTGTCGACTGCCATATCGGCTCGCAGCTGACCACGCTGGAACCGTTCCTCGATGCTCTCGATCGCCTGCTGATGCTGATCGACCGTCTGGCCGAGTGCGGCATCCACCTGCGCTACATCGATCTGGGCGGCGGCGTCGGCGTGCGTTACCGCGATGAGCAGCCGCCGCAGGTGGCCGACTACATCCGCGCCGTGCGCGAGCGCATTGGCCAGCGCGATCTAACCCTGGTGTTCGAGCCAGGCCGCTACATCGTGGCCAATGCCGGGGTACTGCTGACCCGTGTCGAGTACCTCAAGCACACCGAGCACAAAGACTTCGCCATCATCGACGCCGCCATGAACGACCTGATCCGCCCGGCGCTTTACCAGGCCTGGATGGGTGTGCGTGCGGTCACCCCGCGCGGCGGCGAAGGCCTCGCCTACGACCTGGTCGGGCCGATCTGCGAAACCGGCGACTTCCTCGCCAAGGATCGCGTGCTTGACCTGCACGAAGGCGACCTGCTCGCCGTCGAGTCGGCCGGGGCCTATGGCTTCGTCATGAGCTCGAACTACAACACCCGCGGCCGCTGCGCCGAGGTGCTGGTCGATGGCGATCAGGCATTCGAAGTTCGCCGCCGGGAAACCATCCCAGAATTGTTCGCTGGCGAAAGCCTGCTGCCGGAGTGA
- the lptM gene encoding LPS translocon maturation chaperone LptM codes for MKRLISSLAALVAVACLVSACGQKGPLYLPDDSKDGQDAQPSHEHHQ; via the coding sequence ATGAAGCGCCTGATTTCCTCCCTCGCGGCGCTGGTCGCGGTTGCCTGCCTCGTTTCGGCCTGCGGTCAGAAAGGCCCGCTGTACCTGCCAGACGACAGCAAAGATGGCCAGGACGCCCAACCGTCGCACGAGCACCACCAGTAA
- the cyaY gene encoding iron donor protein CyaY: MSLSEARFHDLVDATQQALEDLFDESDMDLDMENSAGVLTVKFENGSQLIFSRQEPLRQLWLADRSGGFHFDYDEESGQWTCEKSDELLGEMLERIVWERAGEKLDFSEI; the protein is encoded by the coding sequence ATGAGTTTGAGCGAAGCACGTTTCCATGATCTGGTGGACGCCACCCAGCAGGCCCTCGAAGACCTGTTCGACGAAAGCGACATGGACCTGGACATGGAAAACTCCGCCGGGGTGCTGACCGTCAAGTTCGAAAACGGCAGCCAACTGATCTTCAGCCGTCAGGAGCCCTTGCGCCAACTGTGGCTGGCCGACCGTTCGGGCGGTTTCCACTTCGATTACGACGAAGAAAGCGGCCAGTGGACGTGTGAGAAGAGCGACGAACTGCTGGGCGAGATGCTTGAGCGTATCGTCTGGGAGCGGGCCGGGGAGAAACTGGATTTTTCCGAGATTTGA
- a CDS encoding DUF1289 domain-containing protein codes for MSSPVRAPKPLYSNVSPAVKSPCINVCRLDEHKVCTGCHRPVEHIREWRAADDQRRREICREAEARRSH; via the coding sequence ATGAGCAGCCCCGTTCGAGCACCCAAGCCGCTGTACAGCAACGTCAGCCCGGCCGTGAAATCGCCGTGCATCAATGTCTGCCGGCTGGATGAGCACAAGGTCTGCACTGGATGCCACCGGCCAGTGGAGCACATCCGCGAATGGCGCGCCGCCGACGACCAGCGTCGTCGCGAAATCTGCCGCGAGGCCGAGGCGCGCCGCAGCCATTGA
- the rnk gene encoding nucleoside diphosphate kinase regulator: protein MSTKPSLILTRLDVQRLEQLIDSLDDSVPGVLALQDELDRAEQVVGHEEVPAGVVTMNSRVHCREEASGKDYHLTLAYPKDAGKENHVSILAPIGGALLGLSVGDQIDWPAPGGKTLKLKLLDVEYQPEAAGNFDL, encoded by the coding sequence ATGAGCACCAAGCCTTCACTCATCCTCACCCGACTGGACGTGCAACGTCTCGAGCAACTCATCGACTCCCTCGATGACTCCGTGCCGGGCGTGCTGGCGCTGCAGGATGAGCTCGATCGCGCCGAGCAGGTGGTCGGTCATGAGGAGGTGCCAGCAGGGGTGGTGACCATGAATTCGCGCGTGCATTGCCGGGAAGAAGCCAGCGGCAAGGATTACCACCTGACACTGGCGTACCCGAAGGACGCCGGCAAGGAAAACCACGTGTCGATTCTCGCGCCCATCGGTGGCGCTCTGCTTGGGCTGTCGGTGGGCGATCAGATCGACTGGCCGGCCCCCGGCGGCAAGACCCTCAAGCTCAAGCTGCTCGACGTCGAGTACCAGCCGGAGGCTGCGGGCAACTTCGATCTCTGA
- a CDS encoding class I adenylate cyclase, which produces MNHPHEIRPDLEQGIDRKVLAALRERFLQLSHGRLARAREGLSTRQQQVLTLLPLLLHINHPLLPGYVSGMTPAGIAGFLPSIQVLAEVQRLTRTFSYKPYPRDRPCPLTGLYLMGSMGTLAQAEQSDMDLWLCHSSTLSDAELDELRRKCALLELWAAGLGAEAHLFLIDCTAFARGERAGELGSDDCGSTQHFLLLDEFYRTAIWLAGRTPLWWLVPVYEEGSYYDYAQALLNKRFIRPDDHLDLGHLAQIPPGEFLGAGLWQLYKGIDSPYKSLLKLLLIETYASDYPQSRCLGLDFKQAVFANQLDLDELDPYVMVYRRIERYLVQRHEPRRLERVRRSLYLKVNLRLSAPDGNRPGSWQRALMRRLTAQWGWDEPLLRLLDSRAQWKVGQVAEERRERVTELRHSYRFLTSFAQASAVSSRADQRDLNVLGRRLYAAFERRAGKIEVINPGIAPDLAEDTLTLVHAPNRKAPGSHHWSLYSGSLGHNDWPAARPIKRCHELIELLTWAYRNGVIDSSSRLAMHPSTSDLTELELFNLLGALQQAIALPLPPVSDVQLLQPSVATEVLLLVNVALDPLRLHRDLNILMTTERTDSLCYAGVRENLVLTIDQVTLNSWNEVLVRRYDGEHALLCCLRDYLNGLDHRRPRPRLRVRCFCHNRAQAITQRVEELLDTLARLLAQDLDQRYLLQVAQTLHVFELRRRQVRLVTLDDHDALLSYLGQERSTHSVLYLDGNALQEDDLGAVLPEGQAGVVQVFYRLAGRWAWVYVLDEYNALWRQRLPCQDEEHLLRPLHRFLCSIGARRNAHLELDIEPGGAGDIRYYQLLPEGAGKVRECRARPLPVAKGGQPGYEVQALVQASAQGRQYVTLYCEQQEYSQLEHGEQLYALVARLILEQRRSAGAYRCYITDLDLSGVLDEGRGSLLVYLRHKQALENALDIGLTQVQADPGA; this is translated from the coding sequence ATGAATCATCCCCACGAGATTCGCCCAGACCTTGAGCAAGGCATCGACCGCAAGGTGCTGGCTGCACTGCGCGAACGCTTTCTGCAGCTCAGTCACGGTCGCCTGGCGCGTGCCAGGGAGGGGCTATCGACCCGCCAGCAGCAGGTTCTGACGCTGCTGCCGCTGCTGCTGCACATCAACCATCCGCTGCTGCCCGGTTACGTTTCCGGCATGACCCCCGCCGGTATTGCAGGCTTCCTGCCCAGTATCCAGGTACTGGCCGAAGTCCAGCGGCTGACCCGCACGTTCAGCTACAAACCCTATCCCCGTGATCGCCCGTGCCCGCTGACCGGCCTCTACCTGATGGGCAGCATGGGCACGCTGGCGCAGGCCGAGCAGAGCGACATGGACCTGTGGCTGTGCCACTCGTCCACTCTGAGCGATGCCGAGCTCGACGAACTGCGCCGCAAATGCGCTCTGCTCGAGCTCTGGGCCGCGGGCCTGGGAGCTGAGGCACATCTGTTCCTGATCGACTGCACGGCCTTCGCCCGCGGCGAGCGTGCCGGTGAACTGGGCTCTGATGATTGCGGCAGCACCCAGCATTTTCTTCTGCTCGACGAGTTCTATCGCACTGCAATCTGGCTGGCCGGTCGCACCCCGCTGTGGTGGCTGGTGCCGGTGTATGAGGAAGGCAGTTACTACGACTACGCGCAAGCGTTGCTGAACAAGCGCTTCATTCGCCCTGACGACCACCTAGACCTCGGCCACCTGGCACAGATTCCGCCTGGCGAGTTTCTGGGTGCCGGGCTCTGGCAGCTCTACAAAGGTATTGATTCGCCCTACAAGTCACTGCTCAAACTCCTGTTGATCGAAACCTATGCCAGCGACTATCCGCAGTCGCGCTGCCTGGGTCTGGACTTCAAGCAGGCGGTATTCGCCAATCAGCTGGACCTCGATGAGCTCGATCCCTACGTGATGGTCTACCGGCGCATCGAGCGCTACCTGGTGCAACGCCATGAACCCAGGCGCCTCGAGCGCGTACGCCGGAGTCTCTACCTGAAGGTCAACCTCAGGCTCAGCGCGCCCGACGGCAACCGGCCGGGCTCCTGGCAACGGGCGCTGATGCGGCGTCTGACCGCGCAATGGGGCTGGGATGAGCCACTGCTGCGCCTGCTCGACAGTCGCGCGCAATGGAAGGTGGGGCAGGTGGCTGAAGAGCGTCGCGAACGGGTGACCGAGCTCAGGCACAGCTACCGGTTTCTGACCTCCTTTGCCCAGGCCAGCGCAGTGAGTTCCCGCGCCGACCAGCGCGACCTGAATGTCCTGGGCCGGCGCCTGTACGCGGCGTTCGAGCGCCGCGCCGGGAAGATCGAGGTGATCAACCCCGGCATTGCGCCCGACCTCGCCGAAGACACCCTGACACTGGTGCACGCGCCCAACCGCAAGGCGCCGGGCAGCCATCACTGGAGCCTGTATTCCGGCAGCCTGGGCCACAACGACTGGCCCGCTGCAAGACCGATCAAACGGTGCCACGAGCTGATCGAACTGCTGACTTGGGCATACCGCAACGGGGTCATCGATTCCAGCTCCCGATTGGCTATGCACCCTAGCACCAGCGACCTGACCGAGCTGGAACTGTTCAACCTGCTCGGCGCGCTACAGCAAGCCATCGCGCTACCGCTGCCGCCGGTCAGCGATGTACAACTGCTGCAACCGAGCGTCGCCACCGAGGTGCTGCTGCTGGTCAATGTCGCCCTCGACCCGCTGCGCCTGCATCGCGACCTGAACATCCTGATGACCACCGAACGCACCGACTCGCTGTGCTACGCAGGCGTGCGCGAAAACCTGGTGCTGACCATCGATCAGGTCACGCTCAACAGTTGGAACGAGGTGCTGGTACGGCGCTATGACGGCGAGCACGCGCTGCTGTGCTGCCTGCGCGATTACCTCAACGGGCTCGATCACCGCCGTCCCCGACCACGCTTGCGGGTACGCTGCTTCTGCCACAATCGCGCCCAGGCCATCACCCAGCGTGTCGAAGAACTGCTCGACACACTTGCACGGCTGCTGGCGCAAGACCTGGACCAGCGCTACCTGCTGCAAGTAGCGCAGACCCTTCATGTGTTCGAGCTGCGCCGCCGACAGGTGCGCCTGGTGACTCTGGACGACCATGACGCGCTGCTGAGCTACCTGGGGCAAGAGCGCAGCACGCACAGTGTGCTGTATCTCGATGGCAACGCCTTGCAGGAGGACGATCTGGGCGCAGTGCTGCCTGAAGGTCAGGCCGGCGTCGTGCAGGTGTTCTACCGATTGGCTGGCAGGTGGGCCTGGGTGTATGTGCTGGATGAGTACAACGCGTTGTGGCGACAGCGTCTGCCCTGCCAGGATGAGGAACACCTGTTACGGCCACTGCACCGGTTTCTCTGTTCGATCGGCGCTCGGCGCAACGCGCATCTGGAACTGGATATCGAGCCTGGGGGGGCGGGTGATATCCGCTATTACCAGTTACTCCCTGAGGGCGCTGGCAAAGTGCGAGAGTGCCGGGCACGCCCCCTTCCAGTTGCCAAAGGTGGCCAGCCTGGCTACGAGGTGCAGGCACTCGTGCAAGCCAGCGCCCAGGGACGCCAGTACGTCACGTTGTATTGCGAGCAGCAGGAATATTCGCAGCTCGAGCATGGTGAACAGCTGTATGCACTGGTCGCCCGATTGATTCTCGAGCAGCGGCGCAGCGCGGGCGCCTACCGCTGTTACATCACCGACCTCGATCTGTCCGGCGTGCTCGACGAAGGGCGCGGTTCACTGCTGGTGTACCTGCGCCACAAACAGGCGCTGGAGAACGCGCTCGATATCGGACTGACTCAGGTGCAGGCCGACCCAGGCGCGTGA
- a CDS encoding TIGR02647 family protein → MSFTPELIAELEILVLFNLDSTQEGIKVHSNASAQLIQAAERLHEKQLTTQPDGGYLTSLGLDAAQSAQQLLTILRAAQPA, encoded by the coding sequence ATGTCCTTCACCCCCGAACTCATTGCCGAACTCGAAATCCTCGTCCTGTTCAATCTCGACAGCACCCAAGAAGGCATCAAGGTCCACAGCAATGCCTCTGCGCAACTGATTCAAGCCGCCGAGCGCCTGCATGAAAAACAGCTGACTACCCAGCCGGACGGCGGCTACCTCACCAGCCTTGGCCTGGATGCCGCGCAGAGCGCCCAGCAATTGCTGACTATCCTGCGCGCCGCACAGCCTGCCTGA